In Rhodopirellula bahusiensis, the following proteins share a genomic window:
- a CDS encoding SDR family NAD(P)-dependent oxidoreductase gives MDLKLSGNTALVTGGASGIGLATARLFAEEGCSIQLWDVSPNVEEAAGELREHGVNVGTQVVDIVDEQQVEQAVGCCLDQHGRLDHVVHCAAIGSGKFGFPFTRVAPSEWKRTLEVNVIGMANVAAALAPPMVAQRSGTFVFLASIAGQMGSQTDPPYSASKAANINFAQCMAKDLAPHNVRVNTVCPGMVKTALNRSVWQAWYDGAPPQDRLSYEDWTDQKIKNVIPLARWQTSEDVAAMIVFLSSERAKEVTGQTINVDGGCVMHC, from the coding sequence ATGGATTTGAAATTGAGCGGCAACACCGCTTTGGTCACGGGTGGCGCCAGCGGGATTGGGTTGGCGACCGCGAGGCTGTTTGCGGAAGAAGGTTGTTCGATTCAGCTTTGGGATGTCTCGCCCAATGTCGAAGAAGCAGCCGGCGAATTGCGAGAGCATGGCGTGAACGTCGGCACGCAGGTTGTCGATATCGTCGATGAACAACAAGTTGAACAGGCGGTCGGATGCTGCCTCGACCAGCACGGGCGTCTGGATCATGTGGTGCACTGCGCTGCGATCGGGTCGGGGAAGTTTGGCTTCCCGTTCACCCGCGTCGCCCCGAGTGAATGGAAACGAACTCTGGAGGTCAACGTCATCGGAATGGCAAATGTTGCTGCGGCTTTGGCTCCTCCCATGGTTGCTCAACGATCGGGCACGTTTGTGTTTCTGGCCTCCATCGCGGGACAGATGGGATCGCAGACCGATCCGCCCTACAGTGCCAGCAAAGCAGCCAACATCAACTTTGCTCAGTGCATGGCCAAAGACTTGGCACCGCACAATGTTCGGGTGAACACGGTTTGCCCCGGGATGGTGAAGACGGCTCTGAACCGTTCGGTTTGGCAGGCTTGGTATGACGGCGCCCCACCACAAGATCGACTTTCCTACGAAGACTGGACGGATCAAAAGATCAAGAACGTGATTCCGCTCGCCCGTTGGCAAACCAGCGAAGACGTTGCCGCGATGATCGTGTTCCTCTCGTCAGAACGAGCCAAAGAAGTGACCGGCCAAACCATCAACGTGGATGGCGGTTGCGTGATGCATTGTTAG
- a CDS encoding sigma-54-dependent Fis family transcriptional regulator: MIEQRIPLIRDHKELLLAMPQQRSVADVLRLVVDHLASSHAVALARIWLIHPGEGCPTCPMQSECPDQTECLHLVASAGTSVVDPNTDLSRIDGSFRRFPLGVRKVGRIAATGTPLEVPNIDGDPDWLVHRDWALQESILGFGGQPLVHRGKVLGVLSVFARTTIGDACFDWLRMIADHVASAIANARAWEEIETLRGRLELENDYLQEELRGEAFGEMIGQSDALQTVAQQIRLVAPTDSTVLVMGESGTGKELVAREIHARSSRREHPLIKVNCAAIPRELYESEFFGHTKGSFTGALRDRIGRFELADGGTLFLDEIGEIPLDLQSKLLRVLQEGELERVGEERTREVDVRIIAATNRDLKAEAEAGKFRLDLYYRLSVFPIDLPPLRNRKDDLPLLADHLLTILSRRLGKPTPRLTRANANELQRYDWPGNIRELQHVLERALITSPPGKLKLNLASQPDIESKKTALVQSNETDEIMTAVELRLFEANNIRKALQACGGKVYGDTGAAALLGMKPTTLASRIKSLGIASS, translated from the coding sequence ATGATTGAGCAACGAATTCCGCTGATCCGCGACCACAAAGAACTGTTGTTGGCGATGCCTCAACAGCGAAGCGTCGCCGACGTTTTACGATTGGTCGTCGATCACCTTGCCAGCTCACACGCGGTGGCCTTGGCTCGCATTTGGTTGATCCATCCGGGCGAAGGTTGTCCCACGTGCCCGATGCAATCGGAGTGCCCCGACCAAACCGAATGCCTTCACTTGGTGGCCAGTGCGGGAACGTCGGTCGTGGATCCCAACACGGACCTCAGCCGCATCGATGGTTCCTTTCGTCGGTTCCCACTGGGCGTGCGGAAAGTCGGACGCATCGCCGCTACCGGGACTCCGCTGGAAGTTCCCAATATCGATGGCGATCCCGATTGGTTGGTGCATCGCGATTGGGCCCTGCAAGAAAGCATCCTTGGTTTTGGAGGCCAACCGCTGGTTCACCGCGGCAAGGTGCTGGGTGTACTCAGCGTCTTCGCTCGCACCACGATCGGTGATGCCTGCTTTGATTGGTTGCGAATGATTGCGGATCACGTTGCCTCGGCCATCGCCAACGCGCGGGCCTGGGAAGAAATCGAAACCCTTCGCGGACGCTTGGAACTTGAAAACGATTACTTGCAAGAGGAGCTTCGTGGGGAAGCATTCGGTGAGATGATCGGGCAGAGCGATGCGTTGCAAACCGTCGCGCAACAAATTCGTTTGGTCGCACCCACCGACTCGACCGTGTTGGTGATGGGCGAAAGTGGCACCGGCAAGGAACTGGTCGCGCGTGAGATCCATGCTCGCTCCTCGCGTCGCGAACACCCGCTGATCAAAGTCAACTGCGCAGCCATCCCGCGTGAGCTGTACGAAAGCGAGTTCTTTGGACACACCAAGGGCAGCTTCACCGGTGCGTTGCGAGATCGCATCGGTCGTTTTGAACTGGCCGATGGTGGCACCTTGTTTCTCGATGAGATTGGTGAGATCCCCCTGGATCTGCAAAGCAAACTGCTGCGGGTTCTGCAGGAAGGCGAGTTGGAACGCGTCGGCGAAGAACGGACTCGCGAAGTGGACGTTCGAATCATCGCCGCCACCAATCGAGATCTAAAGGCTGAAGCGGAAGCCGGCAAATTCAGACTGGATCTTTACTATCGACTCAGTGTGTTTCCAATCGATTTGCCACCGCTCCGCAATCGAAAAGACGATCTCCCTCTGCTGGCCGATCATCTCCTCACGATTCTTTCCCGACGACTTGGCAAGCCGACACCGAGACTCACACGAGCCAACGCCAATGAACTTCAGCGTTATGACTGGCCCGGCAACATTCGCGAATTGCAACACGTGCTCGAACGTGCATTGATCACGTCCCCGCCCGGAAAACTCAAACTGAATCTCGCGTCGCAACCCGACATCGAATCAAAAAAGACTGCTCTTGTTCAGTCGAATGAAACAGACGAGATCATGACCGCCGTCGAGCTCCGCTTGTTCGAAGCCAACAACATCCGCAAAGCACTGCAAGCGTGTGGCGGCAAAGTCTATGGCGACACGGGTGCCGCCGCTCTTCTCGGCATGAAGCCAACCACCCTTGCATCACGAATCAAATCGCTCGGCATCGCATCTTCGTGA
- a CDS encoding carboxymuconolactone decarboxylase family protein: MSRIETVNPADATGKAKELLDAVQSKLGMTPNLMRVMANSAAVLDAYLKFSGALAGGELTAKERERIALAVGQANSCDYCLSAHTALGKMSGLTASEILDARRGKADDAKAGAILAFANQVVAKRGLVSDTDVTTAREAGVTDAEIAETVANVSLNILTNYLNHVAQTEVDFPAAEKLSDDSATESCGCHSEACSVA; this comes from the coding sequence ATGTCCCGAATCGAAACTGTGAATCCCGCTGACGCGACCGGCAAAGCCAAAGAGTTGCTCGACGCCGTCCAATCCAAGCTTGGGATGACGCCGAACCTGATGCGTGTGATGGCCAATTCAGCCGCTGTCTTGGATGCGTATTTGAAGTTCAGTGGAGCTCTCGCGGGCGGTGAACTGACCGCCAAAGAACGCGAGCGAATTGCCTTGGCGGTTGGCCAAGCAAACTCATGTGACTACTGCCTCAGCGCTCACACCGCGCTCGGCAAGATGTCGGGCCTGACCGCGTCTGAGATTCTCGACGCTCGTCGTGGCAAAGCGGATGACGCCAAGGCCGGAGCCATTCTGGCGTTTGCAAATCAAGTTGTCGCGAAACGCGGGTTGGTGTCCGACACCGATGTCACGACCGCTCGCGAAGCGGGGGTGACGGATGCGGAGATCGCTGAAACGGTTGCCAACGTTTCCCTCAACATCTTGACCAACTACCTCAACCATGTCGCTCAAACCGAAGTTGATTTTCCGGCGGCTGAAAAGTTGTCGGATGATTCGGCAACGGAGTCGTGCGGTTGCCACAGTGAAGCTTGCAGCGTCGCTTAA
- a CDS encoding nuclear transport factor 2 family protein, protein MASPADIRPPFTRESAMQKVRAAEDAWNSRDPQRVSLAYSIDSEWRNRDVFLRGRDQIVHFLSGKWTLEKEYRLAKQLWAFSENRIAVRFQYEYQTEAGSWFRAYGNENWEFDPDGLMRRREASINDHAIDVSERKFHWPLGVRPSDDPGLEELVK, encoded by the coding sequence ATGGCAAGCCCAGCTGACATCCGGCCGCCCTTCACGCGTGAGTCCGCTATGCAAAAAGTGCGTGCGGCGGAAGACGCATGGAACTCGCGGGATCCGCAGCGAGTTTCGCTGGCGTATTCCATCGACAGCGAATGGCGGAACCGGGATGTGTTCCTGCGGGGACGCGATCAAATCGTTCACTTTTTGTCTGGAAAGTGGACGTTGGAAAAGGAGTATCGACTCGCAAAGCAATTGTGGGCGTTCTCTGAAAATCGAATCGCCGTTCGATTCCAGTACGAGTACCAAACCGAAGCCGGAAGTTGGTTTCGTGCCTATGGAAATGAGAACTGGGAATTTGATCCCGATGGTTTGATGCGGCGTCGTGAAGCCAGCATCAACGACCATGCGATCGATGTCTCTGAGCGAAAGTTTCATTGGCCCTTGGGCGTCCGACCATCGGACGATCCGGGGTTGGAAGAACTCGTGAAGTGA
- a CDS encoding alpha/beta fold hydrolase: MKIQSLTHAVIGTAIVVASSGPIATTATAEDHSHVAADSQVMHRTMQIDDLEIFYREAGPKDAPTVLLLHGFPTSSHMFRNLIPALADRYHVVAPDYPGFGYSSAPSVDEFEYTFDNVARVIQVFTERLKLERYSLYVMDYGAPVGFRLATAHPERVQTLIVQNGNAYEEGIDNPFWIPVKALWKERSSENREALRSMLTLDATKWQFTNGVRNVATISPDNWGHVQPLLDRPGNDEIQLEMFHSYGSNPPLYPQWQAYLRKHQPPTLIVWGKNDAIFPAEGAYPYQRDLKNAELHLLDTGHFALEEDGDVIANHMRRFLGQHVH; encoded by the coding sequence ATGAAAATTCAATCACTCACCCACGCGGTCATCGGAACAGCCATCGTCGTGGCTTCTTCCGGTCCCATCGCTACGACCGCAACCGCAGAAGACCACTCGCACGTTGCGGCGGATTCACAGGTCATGCATCGCACGATGCAGATCGACGATTTGGAGATCTTTTACCGAGAAGCGGGGCCGAAAGATGCCCCCACCGTGTTGCTGTTGCATGGGTTTCCGACCTCGTCCCACATGTTTCGAAACTTGATTCCAGCTTTGGCGGATCGTTATCACGTGGTCGCACCGGACTATCCCGGGTTCGGATACAGTTCGGCTCCGTCGGTCGACGAGTTTGAGTACACGTTCGACAACGTGGCTCGCGTGATTCAAGTTTTCACCGAACGACTGAAGCTGGAGCGATACTCGTTGTACGTGATGGACTACGGTGCCCCGGTCGGATTCCGACTAGCGACGGCACATCCAGAACGAGTTCAAACGCTGATCGTTCAGAATGGAAACGCCTATGAAGAAGGCATCGACAACCCGTTTTGGATTCCCGTGAAAGCGTTGTGGAAAGAACGATCATCAGAGAATCGGGAGGCACTTCGTTCGATGTTGACGCTTGATGCGACCAAGTGGCAATTCACCAATGGCGTCCGCAACGTCGCGACGATCAGCCCTGACAACTGGGGACATGTTCAACCATTGCTCGATCGTCCTGGGAACGATGAGATACAACTGGAAATGTTCCACAGCTATGGCAGCAATCCACCGTTGTATCCTCAGTGGCAAGCTTACCTGCGCAAGCATCAACCGCCGACGTTGATCGTATGGGGGAAGAACGACGCGATCTTTCCTGCCGAAGGTGCATACCCCTATCAACGCGATCTGAAGAATGCGGAGCTGCACTTGCTTGATACCGGTCACTTCGCACTGGAAGAAGACGGTGACGTGATCGCGAATCACATGCGGCGTTTCCTGGGACAGCACGTGCACTAA
- a CDS encoding FecR domain-containing protein, producing MNDSNQKRFLELRDAALDGRATQEEIRELESIAMASPERLREFAEAAAIHGELCLLGIEAREQQPTANPVTRETKGSRTWRGITWAMALAASVLVATALWNHNANPADSNETFAVLETTVECLWQTSTVPLAEGQRLGVGHLRLASGFASLRFDNETQLDLEGPADLQILDPMHCRLASGTAVVTVRDGLRGFVVDTPTGRLTDQGTSFGVSVKSDGASVVEVFDGRVDLEVRETGETRSLTQQTSAWLLSQQILSPNEYRLPSTNDARRLTQIFTSQGDGGDVWIQRDPENRKGPEDLLLVKKSDELIEFDRQIRLRFDFRGLADQPIERAALQLTAVPSGIGFASRTPDSTFSVYGRSLPNEAPPLSPNTVPWLDLETETSDWSLVDRFVIPKGSQSESHTIESASLNDLVNQHRSDIIELVIVRDTPETMGGGLVHAFASSRHESIPGPTLRVWQ from the coding sequence ATGAACGACTCCAACCAAAAACGATTCCTGGAATTGCGAGACGCGGCTCTCGACGGTCGCGCCACCCAAGAGGAAATTCGCGAACTCGAATCCATCGCGATGGCGTCCCCCGAACGACTCCGCGAATTTGCTGAGGCGGCTGCGATCCATGGCGAACTGTGTTTGCTGGGCATCGAGGCTCGCGAACAACAACCGACCGCGAATCCAGTAACTCGCGAAACAAAGGGTTCCCGAACCTGGCGAGGCATCACCTGGGCGATGGCCTTGGCCGCTTCCGTTCTGGTGGCGACCGCCCTTTGGAATCACAACGCCAACCCAGCGGATTCCAACGAAACCTTTGCGGTGCTGGAAACAACTGTCGAATGTCTGTGGCAGACGTCGACCGTGCCGCTCGCGGAAGGACAACGACTCGGCGTCGGACACTTGCGATTGGCCAGCGGGTTTGCGTCGCTGCGTTTTGACAACGAAACCCAATTGGACCTGGAAGGCCCCGCCGACCTGCAAATCCTCGATCCAATGCACTGCCGTCTCGCCAGTGGAACCGCAGTCGTCACCGTCCGCGATGGCTTGCGAGGATTCGTGGTCGACACTCCGACTGGCCGCCTGACCGATCAAGGAACCAGCTTCGGCGTGTCGGTCAAATCCGATGGAGCCTCCGTGGTCGAGGTTTTCGATGGACGCGTCGATCTCGAAGTTCGGGAAACAGGCGAAACGCGAAGCCTGACCCAACAAACATCGGCGTGGTTGTTGTCCCAGCAAATCTTGTCACCCAATGAATACCGTCTGCCTTCAACAAACGACGCTCGCCGGCTGACACAAATCTTCACCTCTCAAGGCGACGGCGGGGACGTCTGGATTCAACGCGACCCTGAAAACCGAAAGGGCCCCGAAGATCTGTTGCTCGTCAAAAAGTCCGATGAACTGATTGAGTTCGATCGCCAGATCCGCCTGCGGTTTGACTTCCGCGGCCTGGCTGACCAGCCGATCGAGCGAGCCGCTTTGCAGCTAACCGCGGTTCCTTCGGGAATCGGATTCGCATCGCGAACTCCCGACTCAACGTTCTCGGTCTACGGACGCTCCCTCCCGAACGAAGCACCACCGCTTTCACCCAACACCGTTCCTTGGTTGGATCTGGAAACCGAAACCAGTGACTGGTCTTTGGTGGATCGTTTTGTGATCCCCAAAGGCAGCCAATCGGAATCCCACACCATCGAGTCCGCGTCGCTCAACGATCTTGTGAACCAACACCGCAGCGACATCATTGAACTCGTGATCGTCCGCGACACACCGGAGACAATGGGCGGGGGATTGGTTCACGCCTTCGCCAGTTCGCGACATGAATCCATCCCCGGCCCCACCCTGCGAGTCTGGCAGTAA
- a CDS encoding sigma-70 family RNA polymerase sigma factor, which yields MTDSDASITGPVDRTEEFVRLLGHTRRHRFAYLMSLMNDRNDVEEVLQETDLVLWRKFDNFELGTNFTAWSCRVAFNQMRAWRQKQHRSRLQFSNEFLDAVATQLDTQTERYDQRLETLRACVRSLPDRHQQLIQQRYTDGDKIESIAARTDRSLDAIYRMLSRIHDSLRDCVSRKMEAGLTS from the coding sequence ATGACCGACTCCGACGCTTCGATCACCGGCCCCGTTGATCGCACCGAAGAATTCGTTCGCCTGCTTGGCCACACCCGTCGGCATCGTTTTGCTTACCTGATGAGCTTGATGAATGACCGAAATGACGTCGAAGAAGTCCTGCAAGAAACCGATTTGGTACTATGGCGAAAGTTTGATAACTTCGAACTGGGAACCAACTTCACGGCTTGGTCGTGCCGCGTTGCATTCAATCAGATGAGAGCGTGGCGGCAGAAACAGCACCGAAGTCGATTGCAGTTTTCAAACGAATTTCTCGATGCCGTCGCAACCCAACTGGACACACAAACAGAACGATACGACCAGCGTTTGGAAACACTGCGTGCCTGCGTCCGTTCCTTGCCCGATCGTCACCAGCAACTGATTCAGCAGCGGTACACCGACGGCGACAAAATCGAATCGATCGCCGCTCGAACCGATCGATCCCTCGACGCGATCTATCGCATGCTCAGCCGCATTCATGATTCACTGCGAGATTGCGTGTCTCGCAAAATGGAGGCTGGCCTGACGTCATGA
- a CDS encoding sulfatase-like hydrolase/transferase: MHPRSRLVFVCLFLLSVCSIPTTVHSEFDAGELRSSARPNILFVLTDDHRADCLSATKDGLINAPNLERICEQGTRFENAFAVLAICSPSRAACLTGQYGSINGVTSIDNVSLRSPTSTFASKLRDSGYLTAVTGKWHLKTTPEEAGFQFASVCHSNGTWYDRQFKVDGESMKMPGFVDDVTADESIRFIRQAKQQQKPFVMWMNTQVPHMDHRHTWPAEETILAKYETEKMPLPTTWEDDLKGKPDYLKTSRNRIQAKKYGYQDPNKIRSHTRDYYASVEQMDRAVGRVFDELERLEIRENTWVILMGDNGWFLGEHGMTSKVLAYEESMRIPMAISGPGVKQQVAREIVLNVDVAATILDIAGVASGDEQQGRSLLPIARGETVTDWRTSFLYEAPTPQLGSQPHWAVRDQTRKLIRTETKEGKVWEELYDLQKDPIEQFNLVSAPKYGDVLEGLRTQLKRQRSNMEASANRWNETLVSKPSNQQDGESVAVEAPKPIRTDLFISGVYPHLTTYGIYSQDGAHLKTGHNECGIGAIVPWAGKLWMVNYAPHMPRGSEHKLFSIDPDLTKPLNVHPESVGGTPAGRMIHEESQQLLIGHHLIDAKGNVRTISPTEMPMRVTAITRHLKDPENMVHYIDMEGAIWEANVHSLEVNRLFKKPVPGWHGKGGYTSQGRLVISNNGELHVGSYKDVLVGGEAKTEEERGVLAEWDGETWKIVERRQYTEVTGPNGITGGSDGDDPIWTMGWDRRTVRLKVLEDGKWHTYLLPKAAYCNDASHGWYTEWPRIREITDGRWMMDMHGMFFDFPKTFSVKQSKGIRPIGSHLRYVPDFCAWNGQLVMATDETSIQGNPLAGQPQSNLWFGDYQDLKTWGPASAYGGPWIDDEVKANEWSDPFLVDGFQSRTLYLAVGQLKSKPVVTLRATDQQEITSMPEELSALPTVTVRRGNWTRPAHGYAFQVDQPVTVYLAVDHRGDPPMSSDWQLTKMEVRWGNGHHDRVYKRSFPAGEISIPANETEHTPGSFGMPHTAFVDGNAAVKMIRGEGATLNKSQASQQSKNIAVPEDDSVQVTMQIDPNGTNEWIDFRQFSVAGENSVVEMLPEEMDAVWVRFKTDRDCMATAFLHQTSAYPNQQRHEELFAGLANVDDSQATNALVYPAKRSRDLRLLTDDGKAFEFTKSDFQFVSDEFDSELAEKLQVEPEFTVDEASVIVRYQGRRYRLPKGDAIYDKAFESGWPRALREVESERTIANIHGTFYEVPLVINGAPPAWNLIRPIASHRKQITDFCSWNGLLVLAGVKADAKKDGHVFRDAESGMGLWFGGVDDLWKFGKPVGHGGPWKDSPVQAGIPSDAYLMRGYDQKSVTLSHEHSQPVGFTLEVDLDGEGRWVAAKRLVVPSGSPVRYKFPKGFSACWVRAISDADTTASVQLDYQ, translated from the coding sequence ATGCACCCTCGTTCGCGTCTGGTTTTTGTCTGCCTGTTTCTGCTGTCCGTTTGCTCGATTCCCACAACGGTTCACTCCGAGTTTGACGCGGGGGAGTTACGCTCGTCGGCTCGTCCGAACATTCTATTTGTGCTGACCGATGATCATCGAGCGGACTGTTTGTCGGCCACGAAAGACGGTTTGATCAACGCGCCGAATTTGGAGCGGATTTGTGAGCAGGGCACGCGATTCGAGAATGCGTTTGCTGTGCTGGCGATTTGTTCACCCAGTCGTGCCGCTTGTTTGACAGGTCAGTACGGAAGCATCAATGGAGTCACCTCGATTGACAACGTGAGCCTTCGATCCCCGACATCGACGTTTGCATCCAAGTTGCGTGACTCAGGCTATTTGACAGCAGTCACGGGGAAGTGGCATCTCAAGACCACGCCGGAAGAAGCTGGTTTCCAGTTCGCATCGGTGTGTCATTCGAACGGGACTTGGTACGACCGTCAGTTCAAGGTCGATGGTGAGTCCATGAAGATGCCAGGGTTTGTCGATGATGTAACGGCGGATGAGTCGATCCGGTTCATTCGTCAAGCGAAGCAACAACAGAAGCCGTTTGTGATGTGGATGAACACTCAGGTCCCGCACATGGATCATCGGCACACTTGGCCGGCCGAAGAAACAATTCTGGCGAAGTATGAAACTGAGAAGATGCCTTTGCCGACCACGTGGGAAGATGATCTCAAGGGCAAGCCAGACTACCTGAAGACTTCGCGAAATCGCATTCAAGCAAAGAAGTACGGTTACCAGGACCCGAACAAAATCCGATCGCACACGCGAGATTATTACGCCAGTGTGGAACAGATGGACCGGGCGGTTGGTCGAGTGTTCGACGAGCTTGAGCGACTAGAGATTCGCGAAAACACGTGGGTCATTTTGATGGGCGACAATGGCTGGTTCCTCGGGGAACATGGCATGACGAGCAAGGTGCTGGCGTACGAGGAATCGATGCGAATTCCGATGGCAATTTCTGGGCCGGGAGTCAAGCAGCAGGTCGCTCGGGAAATTGTGCTGAACGTTGACGTGGCAGCCACCATTCTGGATATCGCAGGTGTGGCATCCGGTGACGAGCAACAAGGACGCAGCCTGTTGCCGATCGCTCGCGGAGAGACTGTCACCGATTGGCGAACCAGTTTTCTGTACGAAGCCCCCACGCCTCAATTGGGAAGCCAACCTCATTGGGCGGTTCGCGATCAAACACGAAAGTTGATTCGCACCGAAACAAAAGAAGGGAAGGTTTGGGAGGAGCTTTACGATCTGCAAAAGGATCCCATCGAACAGTTCAATCTGGTTTCGGCTCCAAAGTACGGCGACGTTTTGGAGGGCTTGCGAACTCAGTTGAAACGTCAGCGGTCGAACATGGAAGCGTCCGCAAATCGATGGAACGAAACGCTTGTTTCCAAACCGTCGAATCAGCAGGACGGTGAGTCCGTTGCTGTCGAAGCACCCAAACCGATTCGGACGGATCTGTTCATCAGCGGGGTTTACCCGCACCTGACGACGTATGGCATTTACAGTCAGGACGGGGCTCATTTGAAAACGGGCCACAATGAGTGTGGGATCGGGGCGATCGTGCCGTGGGCTGGCAAGCTTTGGATGGTCAACTATGCACCACACATGCCACGCGGCAGCGAACACAAGTTGTTCTCCATTGATCCCGATTTGACGAAGCCTTTGAATGTGCATCCCGAAAGCGTTGGCGGGACACCTGCGGGACGGATGATCCATGAAGAGTCACAGCAGTTGCTGATTGGCCATCATCTGATCGATGCCAAAGGCAACGTGCGAACGATCTCGCCCACTGAAATGCCGATGCGAGTGACGGCGATCACGCGGCATCTGAAAGACCCCGAGAACATGGTGCACTACATCGACATGGAAGGCGCGATTTGGGAAGCCAACGTGCATTCCTTGGAGGTCAATCGATTGTTCAAGAAGCCCGTTCCGGGTTGGCACGGGAAGGGTGGCTACACTTCGCAAGGACGTTTGGTGATTTCCAACAACGGGGAATTGCATGTGGGAAGTTACAAGGATGTCTTGGTGGGTGGCGAAGCCAAGACGGAGGAAGAACGCGGCGTGCTGGCGGAGTGGGATGGTGAGACTTGGAAGATCGTCGAGCGTCGGCAGTACACGGAAGTCACTGGGCCCAATGGGATCACCGGTGGCAGCGACGGGGACGATCCGATTTGGACGATGGGATGGGATCGGCGAACCGTTCGGCTGAAGGTGTTGGAAGACGGCAAGTGGCACACGTATTTGCTCCCCAAGGCAGCTTATTGCAACGACGCCAGTCATGGTTGGTACACCGAATGGCCGCGAATCCGTGAGATCACGGACGGACGCTGGATGATGGACATGCATGGGATGTTCTTTGATTTTCCCAAGACGTTTTCGGTGAAGCAGTCCAAGGGAATTCGGCCGATTGGCAGTCACCTCCGCTACGTTCCGGACTTCTGTGCCTGGAACGGTCAATTGGTTATGGCAACGGATGAGACCAGCATCCAAGGCAATCCTTTGGCGGGCCAACCGCAGAGCAATCTGTGGTTTGGTGACTACCAAGATTTGAAGACTTGGGGGCCTGCGTCAGCTTATGGTGGACCCTGGATTGATGATGAAGTGAAGGCCAACGAGTGGTCTGATCCGTTTCTCGTCGATGGTTTCCAATCGCGAACCTTGTACTTGGCCGTTGGCCAATTGAAATCGAAGCCAGTGGTCACGTTGCGAGCGACTGACCAACAAGAAATCACATCGATGCCGGAGGAGTTGAGTGCGCTTCCGACCGTTACGGTACGACGTGGCAACTGGACTCGACCGGCACACGGCTATGCCTTCCAAGTCGATCAGCCTGTCACGGTTTACTTGGCCGTGGATCATCGAGGCGACCCGCCCATGTCGTCGGACTGGCAGCTAACGAAAATGGAAGTTCGCTGGGGCAATGGACACCACGATCGGGTTTACAAGCGTTCCTTCCCGGCAGGGGAAATCTCGATTCCCGCCAATGAAACCGAGCACACGCCTGGATCATTTGGGATGCCACACACCGCGTTCGTTGATGGTAACGCAGCCGTGAAGATGATTCGTGGTGAGGGAGCGACGTTGAACAAATCGCAGGCTTCGCAGCAATCCAAAAATATCGCGGTGCCTGAGGATGATTCCGTTCAGGTCACGATGCAAATTGATCCCAATGGAACGAACGAGTGGATTGACTTTCGTCAGTTTTCGGTGGCCGGTGAGAACTCGGTTGTCGAGATGCTTCCCGAAGAGATGGACGCCGTTTGGGTACGGTTCAAAACGGATCGCGATTGCATGGCGACGGCGTTCTTGCATCAGACATCCGCTTATCCAAATCAGCAGCGTCATGAGGAACTGTTCGCTGGCTTGGCGAACGTGGATGATTCACAAGCCACCAATGCATTGGTCTACCCGGCTAAACGCAGTCGTGACTTGCGGCTGCTGACTGATGATGGAAAGGCATTTGAATTCACAAAGAGCGACTTCCAGTTTGTGTCGGATGAATTTGATTCGGAATTGGCGGAGAAGCTGCAAGTGGAACCGGAGTTCACGGTGGATGAAGCCTCCGTCATTGTTCGGTATCAAGGAAGACGTTATCGACTGCCCAAGGGTGATGCGATCTATGACAAGGCCTTTGAGTCGGGTTGGCCTCGAGCGTTACGAGAAGTCGAATCAGAACGCACGATCGCGAATATTCATGGGACGTTTTATGAAGTTCCGTTGGTGATCAACGGTGCCCCGCCGGCTTGGAATTTGATTCGTCCGATCGCCAGCCATCGCAAACAGATCACCGATTTTTGTTCTTGGAACGGTTTGTTGGTTTTGGCGGGTGTGAAAGCCGACGCGAAAAAGGACGGGCATGTCTTTCGTGATGCGGAGTCCGGGATGGGGCTGTGGTTCGGCGGCGTGGATGATTTGTGGAAGTTCGGGAAGCCAGTGGGGCACGGCGGACCGTGGAAGGACTCGCCCGTTCAGGCTGGGATACCTTCGGACGCCTACTTGATGCGAGGTTATGACCAAAAGTCAGTGACGTTGTCGCACGAGCATTCGCAACCGGTTGGTTTCACCTTGGAAGTCGACCTCGATGGAGAAGGGCGCTGGGTTGCCGCCAAACGCCTGGTGGTTCCGAGTGGATCGCCGGTCCGGTACAAGTTTCCGAAGGGCTTTTCAGCGTGCTGGGTGCGGGCGATCAGCGATGCTGACACAACCGCGTCGGTGCAGTTGGATTACCAATGA